In Delphinus delphis chromosome 11, mDelDel1.2, whole genome shotgun sequence, one genomic interval encodes:
- the AQP6 gene encoding aquaporin-6 — translation MESGRRSLAKTLVCRLCTTISKAVFAEFLATGLYVFFGVGSALRWPLALPSMLQVAITFNLATAVIVQITWKASGAHVNPAVTLAFLVGSQISLPRAVAYVAAQLAGATVGAALLYGVTPGDIRDTFGVNVVQSSVSTGQAVAVELVLTLQLVLCVFASTDSRQTTGSPAATIGASVAVGHLIGIYFTGCSMNPARSFGSAVIVGKFAVHWIFWVGPLTGAVLASLIYNFILFPDTKTLAQRLAILTGTAEVQEVEGVEPQKEESQSSSEDTEMENVCQVA, via the exons ATGGAGTCAGGCAGGCGCAGCTTGGCCAAGACGCTGGTGTGCCGGCTCTGCACGACCATCAGCAAGGCTGTGTTTGCCGAGTTCCTGGCCACGGGGCTGTACGTGTTCTTTGGCGTGGGCTCGGCTCTGAGATGGCCCTTGGCGCTTCCCTCTATGCTGCAGGTTGCCATCACCTTCAACCTGGCCACGGCCGTGATCGTGCAGATCACCTGGAAGGCTAGTGGGGCCCACGTCAACCCTGCTGTGACGCTGGCCTTCCTCGTGGGCTCCCAAATCTCCCTGCCCCGTGCTGTGGCCTACGTGGCTGCCCAGCTGGCAGGGGCCACGGTGGGGGCTGCTCTGCTTTACGGGGTCACACCCGGGGACATCCGAGACACCTTTGGGGTCAACGTG GTCCAGAGCAGCGTCTCCACGGGCCAGGCGGTGGCAGTGGAGCTAGTCCTGACCCTGCAGCTTGTGCTCTGCGTTTTTGCTTCCACCGACAGCAGACAGACTACTGGCTCCCCAGCTGCCACGATTGGAGCCTCTGTGGCAGTGGGCCACCTCATTGGG ATCTACTTCACCGGCTGCTCCATGAACCCAGCCCGCTCCTTTGGTTCTGCTGTCATCGTCGGGAAGTTCGCAGTCCACTGG ATCTTCTGGGTGGGACCCCTGACGGGGGCTGTCCTGGCTTCGCTGATCTACAACTTTATCCTGTTCCCTGACACCAAGACCCTGGCCCAGCGACTTGCCATCCTCACAGGCACTGCGGAGGTGCAGGAGGTAGAAGGGGTGGAGCCCCAGAAGGAAGAATCTCAGTCCAGTTCAGAGGACACTGAAATGGAGAATGTGTGTCAGGTGGCATAG